A DNA window from Streptomyces sp. 71268 contains the following coding sequences:
- the cobT gene encoding nicotinate-nucleotide--dimethylbenzimidazole phosphoribosyltransferase codes for MSGLHLDDFVDLIERPDGGVRRDAEERRARFATPPGALGRLDELGEWLAAAQASVPVKPIERARVLLFAGDHGVAELDVSGRPAGTTKELVREALDGTSAVAILARRYGVGLRVVDLAVDCDPAEFPEEVTRHRVRRGSGRIDIEDALSAEEVEQAFRAGMAIADEEADSGTDLVVLGDLSVGGTTAASTLVAALCGTDASVVTGRGGFGIDDLAWMRKCAAIRDALRRARPVLGDQLELLRTSGGADLAAITGFLLQSAVRHTPVILDGVVSAACALVAQRVAFRAPDWWLAGHASGEPAQAKALDRTALNPLLDHGVSVGEGTGALLALPMVQAAAALAAELPLRD; via the coding sequence ATGAGCGGTCTACACCTCGATGACTTCGTCGACCTGATCGAGCGCCCCGACGGCGGCGTACGCCGTGACGCCGAGGAGCGCCGCGCCCGGTTCGCCACGCCACCCGGCGCGCTGGGGCGGCTGGACGAGCTGGGCGAGTGGCTGGCCGCCGCGCAGGCGAGCGTGCCGGTCAAGCCCATCGAGCGGGCGCGGGTGCTGTTGTTCGCCGGCGACCACGGCGTCGCCGAACTGGACGTCTCGGGGCGCCCGGCGGGCACCACCAAGGAGCTCGTACGGGAGGCGCTGGACGGCACCAGCGCGGTGGCGATCCTGGCCCGCCGCTACGGCGTCGGGCTGCGCGTGGTGGACCTCGCGGTGGACTGCGACCCGGCCGAGTTCCCCGAGGAGGTCACCCGGCACCGGGTGCGGCGGGGTTCGGGCCGGATCGACATCGAGGACGCGCTCAGCGCGGAGGAGGTCGAGCAGGCGTTCCGGGCCGGGATGGCGATCGCCGACGAGGAGGCCGACTCCGGCACCGACCTGGTGGTGCTCGGCGATCTGAGCGTGGGCGGCACCACCGCCGCCAGCACCCTGGTCGCGGCGCTGTGCGGCACCGACGCCTCCGTGGTGACCGGGCGCGGCGGGTTCGGGATCGACGACCTGGCGTGGATGCGCAAGTGCGCGGCGATCCGGGACGCGCTGCGCCGGGCCCGGCCGGTCCTCGGTGACCAGCTGGAGCTGCTGCGCACCTCGGGCGGCGCGGACCTGGCGGCCATCACGGGGTTCCTGTTGCAGAGCGCCGTGCGCCACACGCCGGTGATCCTGGACGGGGTGGTCTCGGCCGCGTGCGCGCTGGTGGCGCAGCGGGTGGCGTTCCGGGCGCCGGACTGGTGGCTGGCCGGCCACGCGAGCGGGGAGCCCGCGCAGGCCAAGGCGTTGGACCGGACCGCGCTCAACCCTCTCCTGGACCACGGCGTCAGTGTGGGTGAGGGAACCGGGGCGCTGCTCGCTCTGCCGATGGTGCAGGCGGCCGCGGCCCTGGCGGCGGAACTTCCGCTGCGGGACTGA
- a CDS encoding bifunctional adenosylcobinamide kinase/adenosylcobinamide-phosphate guanylyltransferase: MELTLLGTGAPGGLPRPDCPCAACATAVGAAARAATALLIDDALLLDLTPGPALAAARAGRTLAGVRQVLLSHPHNGPAVEVPPGLPAPGRAADGRELALLSGHRVRAIALDAPGTGYEVTGPDGERLLYLPPDAAPAGLADPGPARPGRPYDMVLLDVLGRPDALARLRAAGLVAPTTDVLAVHIDHTVPPGPELHRRLAAAGARTVPDGRTLVVGEYHAVPDLPRRTLVLGGARSGKSLEAERRLAAFPEVLYVATGGRRAGDPEWAARVAAHRERRPGSWRTAETCDLEPLLADEGPPLLVDCLSLWLTDAMDAVGAWEDERWADGGEHALRERVAALVAAVRAIRRPLVAVSNEVGSGVVPATASGRRFRDELGRLNAAVAAECEHVLLVVAGQSLTLR, translated from the coding sequence GTGGAACTGACTCTCCTCGGCACCGGAGCCCCGGGTGGGCTGCCCCGGCCCGACTGCCCCTGCGCCGCCTGCGCCACCGCCGTGGGCGCCGCTGCGCGGGCCGCGACGGCGCTGCTCATCGACGACGCGCTGCTGCTCGACCTCACCCCTGGCCCGGCCCTGGCCGCGGCGCGGGCCGGGCGCACGCTGGCCGGCGTGCGGCAGGTGCTGCTCTCGCACCCGCACAACGGGCCGGCGGTCGAGGTGCCGCCCGGGCTGCCGGCGCCCGGGCGGGCCGCGGACGGGCGGGAGCTGGCGCTGCTGAGCGGGCACCGGGTGCGGGCCATCGCCCTGGACGCCCCCGGCACCGGGTACGAGGTGACCGGGCCCGACGGCGAGCGGCTGCTGTACCTGCCGCCCGACGCCGCGCCCGCGGGCCTGGCCGACCCGGGGCCCGCCCGTCCCGGCAGGCCGTACGACATGGTGCTGCTCGACGTGTTGGGCCGGCCCGACGCGCTGGCCAGGCTGCGGGCCGCGGGGCTGGTGGCGCCCACCACGGACGTGCTGGCCGTGCACATCGACCACACCGTGCCGCCGGGCCCCGAGCTGCACCGCCGGCTCGCCGCCGCGGGCGCGCGGACCGTCCCGGACGGGCGGACGCTGGTGGTCGGCGAGTACCACGCGGTGCCCGACCTGCCGCGGCGCACGCTGGTGCTCGGCGGCGCGCGGTCCGGGAAGTCGCTGGAGGCCGAGCGGCGGCTCGCGGCCTTTCCCGAGGTGCTGTACGTGGCCACCGGTGGGCGCCGGGCCGGCGACCCGGAGTGGGCGGCGCGGGTGGCCGCGCACCGCGAGCGCCGGCCGGGGAGCTGGCGTACGGCCGAGACGTGCGACCTGGAGCCGCTGCTCGCGGACGAGGGTCCGCCGCTGCTGGTGGACTGCCTGTCGCTGTGGCTGACGGACGCGATGGACGCGGTCGGGGCGTGGGAGGACGAACGCTGGGCCGACGGCGGCGAGCACGCCCTGCGCGAGCGGGTGGCGGCGCTGGTCGCCGCGGTACGGGCCATCCGGCGTCCGCTGGTGGCGGTGAGCAACGAGGTCGGCTCCGGCGTGGTGCCCGCGACGGCCTCCGGCCGCCGCTTCCGGGACGAGCTGGGGCGGCTGAACGCGGCGGTGGCCGCCGAGTGCGAGCACGTCCTGCTGGTGGTCGCGGGCCAGTCGCTGACGCTGCGCTGA
- a CDS encoding trypsin-like peptidase domain-containing protein — protein MSLPRAYALPLRLRRAVPALGCVVALLAGCSSDGSDPGPASASATGAESGPATRTPGASGLRTGGGGDGPQVQRAYEETVRAVLPSVVQITTDGGLGSGVVYDARGHIVTNAHVVGDARAFEVTLATGDATLPARLVASFPPQDLAVIKLEDPPKDLKPAGFGDSAKVRIGQIVLAMGSPLGLSGSVTQGIVSALDRTVGEGRRGGGTGATIGNLVQTSAAINPGNSGGALVNLDHQVIGVPTLAAADPEQGDQAAGIGFAIPASTVTHIADQMIEHGRVTRSGKAALGISGRTVLGPGYEPAGVAVVAVTRDGAAARAGLRAGDRIVRVDDTSTATMSALTDALARHQVGDRVEVAYDRRGRQRTVSVRLGEL, from the coding sequence ATGAGCCTTCCTCGTGCGTACGCTCTGCCGCTACGGCTACGCCGGGCGGTGCCCGCCCTCGGGTGTGTGGTGGCCCTGCTGGCCGGGTGCAGCTCCGACGGCTCCGATCCCGGGCCCGCCTCCGCGTCGGCCACCGGCGCGGAGTCCGGGCCGGCCACCAGGACACCCGGCGCGAGCGGGCTGCGGACCGGGGGCGGGGGCGACGGACCGCAGGTGCAGCGCGCGTACGAGGAGACGGTGCGGGCGGTGCTGCCGTCGGTCGTCCAGATCACCACCGACGGCGGCCTCGGCTCGGGCGTCGTCTACGACGCGCGGGGCCACATCGTCACCAACGCGCACGTGGTGGGCGACGCCCGCGCGTTCGAGGTCACCCTGGCCACCGGCGACGCGACGCTGCCGGCCCGCCTGGTCGCCAGCTTCCCGCCACAGGACCTGGCCGTCATCAAGCTGGAGGACCCGCCGAAGGACCTCAAGCCCGCCGGGTTCGGCGACTCGGCCAAGGTGCGCATCGGGCAGATCGTCCTCGCCATGGGGAGCCCGCTCGGCCTGTCGGGCAGCGTCACCCAGGGCATCGTCTCCGCCCTGGACCGCACCGTGGGCGAGGGCCGGCGCGGCGGCGGCACCGGGGCCACCATCGGCAACCTGGTGCAGACCTCCGCCGCGATCAACCCGGGCAACAGCGGCGGCGCCCTGGTCAACCTCGACCACCAGGTCATCGGCGTCCCGACACTGGCCGCCGCCGACCCCGAGCAGGGCGACCAGGCCGCCGGCATCGGCTTCGCCATCCCCGCCTCCACCGTCACCCACATCGCCGACCAGATGATCGAGCACGGCCGGGTGACGCGGTCGGGCAAGGCCGCGCTCGGCATCAGCGGGCGCACCGTGCTCGGACCGGGGTACGAGCCGGCCGGGGTCGCGGTCGTCGCGGTCACCCGGGACGGCGCGGCGGCGAGGGCCGGGCTGCGGGCCGGCGACCGGATCGTGCGCGTCGACGACACGTCGACGGCGACCATGTCGGCCCTGACCGACGCGCTGGCCCGGCACCAGGTAGGCGACCGGGTCGAGGTGGCGTACGACCGGCGGGGGCGACAGCGGACCGTGTCGGTCAGGCTGGGCGAGCTGTAG
- a CDS encoding ABC transporter ATP-binding protein — translation MPARQTWAILREHIRPHRWTIVLAAVFALIGAATGLAQPLAAKELVNRLGDDESIAGMLVVLTLLVVLGTAIEAFGAYLLERTAESVVLAARRRLVGRLLRLRVPEVERTQPGDLMSRVTSDTTLLRSVATESLVGAVTGALTLIATVVLMGLMEPVLLLVTLGVMVLIGGAVGLVMPRIALASKAAQEAVGAISTVLERSFGALRTIKASGAEDRENAAVDAAAHDAWRHGVRAAKWRALAWSSVGFAVQVSFLVVLGVGGARVASGATDVGTLIAFLLFLFYLIDPVSRLVEAVSQYQVGAAAVARISEAEQLATEPVGPARPRVGTPVAEGADGAGASGPVRPATVTFDDVTFRYRDDLPPVHHGVSFTIPSGGLTAFVGPSGAGKTTVFGLIERFYEATGGRVLVDGRSVLDWPLDELRAAIGYVEQDAPVLAGTLRDNLLFAHPTASEDELREVLVRTKLDALVERLPDGLETLVGHRGSKLSGGERQRVAIARALLRRPRLLLLDEATSQLDAVNEMALRDTVALAARETTILVVAHRLSTVTLADRIVVMDGGRVRAVGTHAELVATDPLYGELAAAQLLATAP, via the coding sequence CTGCCCGCCCGCCAGACGTGGGCCATCCTGCGCGAGCACATCCGGCCGCACCGCTGGACGATCGTGCTGGCCGCGGTGTTCGCGCTGATCGGCGCGGCGACCGGGCTCGCGCAGCCGCTGGCCGCCAAGGAGCTGGTCAACCGGCTCGGGGACGACGAGTCGATCGCCGGGATGCTGGTGGTGCTGACCCTGCTGGTGGTGCTCGGCACGGCCATCGAGGCGTTCGGCGCCTACCTGCTGGAGCGCACGGCCGAGTCCGTGGTGCTGGCGGCCCGGCGGCGCCTGGTGGGGCGGTTGTTGCGGCTGCGGGTGCCTGAGGTCGAGCGCACCCAGCCCGGTGACCTGATGTCGCGGGTCACGTCGGACACCACGCTGTTGCGTTCGGTGGCCACGGAATCGCTGGTCGGGGCCGTTACCGGGGCCCTCACGCTGATCGCGACCGTGGTGTTGATGGGGCTCATGGAACCGGTGCTGCTGCTGGTCACGCTGGGCGTGATGGTGCTGATCGGCGGCGCGGTGGGGCTCGTCATGCCACGGATCGCCCTGGCCAGCAAGGCGGCCCAGGAGGCGGTCGGGGCGATCTCCACGGTGTTGGAGCGCTCCTTCGGGGCCCTGCGCACCATCAAGGCGTCCGGTGCCGAGGACCGGGAGAACGCCGCGGTGGACGCGGCGGCGCACGACGCCTGGCGACACGGCGTACGGGCCGCCAAGTGGCGGGCGCTGGCCTGGTCGTCGGTGGGGTTCGCGGTGCAGGTCTCCTTCCTCGTGGTGCTCGGCGTGGGCGGCGCTCGGGTGGCCTCCGGCGCGACCGACGTGGGCACGCTCATCGCCTTCCTGCTCTTCCTCTTCTACCTGATCGACCCGGTCAGCCGCCTGGTCGAGGCCGTCTCCCAGTACCAGGTCGGGGCCGCCGCCGTGGCCCGCATCAGCGAGGCGGAGCAACTGGCGACCGAGCCGGTGGGCCCGGCCCGGCCACGGGTTGGCACGCCGGTCGCGGAGGGCGCTGACGGGGCCGGCGCGAGCGGGCCGGTCCGCCCCGCGACCGTCACCTTCGACGACGTCACCTTCCGCTACCGCGACGACCTGCCCCCCGTCCACCACGGCGTCAGCTTCACCATCCCCAGCGGCGGGCTCACGGCGTTCGTCGGCCCGTCCGGCGCCGGCAAGACCACGGTCTTCGGGCTGATCGAACGGTTCTACGAGGCCACCGGCGGCCGGGTCCTCGTGGACGGGCGGTCCGTCCTGGACTGGCCGCTGGACGAGCTGCGGGCCGCCATCGGGTACGTCGAACAGGACGCGCCGGTGCTCGCCGGCACGCTCCGCGACAACCTGCTCTTCGCCCATCCGACCGCCAGCGAGGACGAGCTGCGCGAGGTCCTCGTACGCACCAAGTTGGACGCCCTCGTGGAGCGGCTGCCGGACGGGCTGGAGACGCTGGTGGGCCACCGTGGCAGCAAGCTCTCGGGCGGCGAGCGGCAGCGGGTGGCGATCGCCCGCGCGCTGCTGCGCCGCCCCCGACTGCTGCTCCTGGACGAGGCGACGTCGCAGCTCGACGCGGTGAACGAGATGGCGCTGCGGGACACGGTGGCGCTCGCGGCCCGCGAGACGACGATTCTGGTCGTCGCGCACCGGCTGTCGACGGTCACGCTGGCCGATCGCATCGTGGTGATGGACGGCGGCCGGGTGCGCGCGGTGGGCACACACGCGGAGCTGGTGGCCACCGACCCGCTGTACGGGGAGCTGGCGGCGGCCCAGCTCCTGGCCACGGCCCCGTAG
- a CDS encoding methyltransferase domain-containing protein produces the protein MRNTVRQELVARQLDEQIAGRYPAGRQLRVLDVGLGQGTQALRLARVGHEVTGLESDPAMLAALRAALEGEPRFVRERVRLIQGDGRDTGAHFLPGAFDVVLCHGVLMYVPEPDPMLAGLARVLAAGGLLSLVVRNADALALRPGLAGDWAGALAAFDSPAYTNRLGLPVRADRRADLTATLAGIGAPVHAWYGVRLFTDGAADGTVPPAADELAQLLDAEDRAGRTDPYRSLAALLHLCGVRG, from the coding sequence TTGCGCAACACCGTCCGCCAGGAGCTGGTCGCCCGACAGCTCGACGAGCAGATCGCCGGGCGCTACCCCGCCGGGCGGCAGCTCCGCGTGCTCGACGTCGGCCTCGGACAGGGCACCCAGGCGCTGCGGTTGGCGCGCGTCGGGCACGAGGTGACCGGCCTGGAGTCGGACCCGGCGATGCTCGCGGCCCTGCGCGCCGCCCTGGAGGGTGAGCCGCGGTTCGTGCGCGAGCGGGTGCGGCTGATCCAGGGCGACGGCCGGGACACCGGCGCGCACTTCCTGCCGGGCGCCTTCGACGTGGTGCTCTGTCACGGCGTGCTCATGTACGTGCCCGAGCCGGACCCGATGCTCGCCGGCCTCGCCCGCGTGCTGGCCGCCGGCGGGCTGCTCTCGCTGGTCGTGCGGAACGCGGACGCGCTCGCCCTGCGGCCCGGGCTCGCCGGCGACTGGGCGGGGGCGCTGGCCGCCTTCGACTCCCCCGCGTACACCAACCGGCTCGGCCTGCCGGTGCGCGCCGACCGGCGCGCGGACCTGACGGCCACGCTGGCGGGCATCGGCGCGCCGGTGCACGCCTGGTACGGCGTGCGGCTGTTCACCGACGGCGCCGCCGACGGCACGGTGCCGCCGGCCGCCGACGAGCTGGCCCAGCTGCTCGACGCGGAGGACCGCGCCGGGCGCACCGACCCGTACCGGTCCCTGGCGGCGCTGCTGCACCTGTGCGGGGTGCGCGGCTAG
- a CDS encoding DUF3043 domain-containing protein: protein MRRTAVAGSFPPRLWSTPRHPVPLGFVFRSRSKDEQSAPSRVTADEPQQPRDPQAPKGRPTPKRSEAQSQRRSLANTPTSRKDAARRQREARRADLARQREALANGDERYLPVRDRGPIRRFARDYVDSRFVIAEFFLPLAVIILVLSLVQAGAMQQYVLLLWMIVIFLIVINSVVIGISLKRQLRQRFPGENLRGAVAYALMRSLQMRRLRLPKPQVKRGERP, encoded by the coding sequence ATGAGACGTACCGCCGTTGCCGGATCGTTCCCCCCGAGGCTGTGGTCTACCCCCCGCCACCCCGTACCCTTGGGTTTTGTGTTCCGAAGCCGTTCGAAGGATGAGCAGTCCGCGCCCTCACGGGTGACCGCGGACGAGCCGCAGCAGCCCCGTGACCCGCAGGCGCCCAAGGGCCGCCCCACGCCCAAGCGCAGCGAGGCACAGTCGCAGCGCCGCAGCCTGGCCAACACGCCGACGTCCCGCAAGGACGCGGCCAGGCGGCAGCGCGAGGCCAGGCGGGCCGACCTGGCCAGGCAGCGGGAGGCTCTCGCCAACGGCGACGAGCGGTACCTGCCGGTCCGCGACCGGGGCCCGATCCGGCGGTTCGCCCGGGACTACGTGGACTCCCGGTTCGTCATCGCGGAGTTCTTCCTGCCGCTCGCGGTGATCATCCTCGTCCTGAGTCTGGTGCAGGCCGGCGCCATGCAGCAGTACGTGCTGTTGCTGTGGATGATCGTGATCTTCCTGATCGTGATCAACTCGGTGGTCATCGGCATCTCGCTCAAGCGCCAGTTGCGCCAGCGCTTCCCCGGCGAGAACCTGCGCGGCGCCGTGGCGTACGCCCTGATGCGCAGCCTCCAGATGCGCCGGCTGCGGCTGCCCAAGCCGCAGGTCAAGCGCGGAGAGCGGCCCTGA
- a CDS encoding PspA/IM30 family protein, with protein sequence MSGVMKRMGMIFRAKANKALDRAEDPRETLDYSYQKQLELLQKVRRGVADVATSRKRLELQLNQLQGQSSKLEEQGRKALALGREDLAREALSRRAALQQQVTDLETQHQTLQGEEEKLTLAAQRLQAKVDAFRTKKETIKATYTAAQAQTRIGEAFSGISEEMGDVGMAIQRAEDKTAQLQARAGAIDELLASGALDDQSGLAAKDDIAAELDRISGGTDVEIELQRMKAELAGGSGAPAIEGGQAAPGSQVQPVDRQKPRFEK encoded by the coding sequence ATGAGCGGTGTCATGAAGCGTATGGGAATGATCTTCCGCGCGAAGGCCAACAAGGCCCTGGACCGGGCCGAGGACCCACGAGAGACGCTCGACTACTCGTACCAGAAGCAGCTCGAACTGCTCCAGAAGGTGCGGCGCGGGGTCGCGGACGTGGCGACCTCCCGCAAGCGGCTCGAACTGCAGCTGAACCAGTTGCAGGGCCAGTCCTCCAAGCTGGAGGAGCAGGGCCGCAAGGCGCTCGCGCTCGGGCGCGAGGACCTGGCCCGCGAGGCGCTCTCCCGCAGGGCGGCCCTCCAACAGCAGGTCACCGACCTGGAGACGCAGCACCAGACGCTCCAGGGTGAGGAGGAGAAGCTCACCCTGGCGGCCCAGCGCCTCCAGGCCAAGGTGGACGCCTTCCGTACCAAGAAGGAGACCATCAAGGCCACCTACACCGCCGCCCAGGCACAGACCCGCATCGGCGAGGCGTTCTCCGGCATCTCCGAGGAGATGGGCGACGTCGGCATGGCCATCCAGCGCGCCGAGGACAAGACCGCGCAGCTCCAGGCGCGGGCCGGGGCTATCGACGAACTGCTGGCCTCGGGCGCGCTCGACGACCAGTCGGGGCTCGCCGCCAAGGACGACATCGCGGCCGAGCTGGACCGCATCTCCGGCGGCACGGACGTGGAGATCGAACTCCAGCGCATGAAGGCCGAGCTGGCCGGCGGCAGCGGGGCGCCCGCCATCGAGGGCGGGCAGGCCGCGCCCGGCAGCCAGGTGCAGCCCGTCGACCGGCAGAAGCCGCGCTTCGAGAAGTAG